GCGGCCTCGCTCCGGCGCTTCATCGAGGCGCGCGGCACTGCGGGCTCGTTCTTCGACGTTGACAACCTGCTGGCGAGCGGCGAGACGCTGATCGGCACGCCCGAGCAGGTCGGCGAGCGACTGGTGCGCAACATGGGACGCGCGGGCGCGGGCATCTTCATGGGCGCTTTCCAGGTCGGCGACATGCCGCACGACAAGGTGATGCGCAACGTCGAGCTGTTCGCCGACAAAGTGATGCCGTACCTGCCCGGCGCCAGCGCCGCGCCGCCGCGCCCGGAGCAAGCTTCAACGGGATCTAAACGGATGGAGACCAGCAAATGATCTACGAGTTGCGCGTGTATCATTGCCTGCCGGGACGCCTACCCGATCTGCTCAGGCGCTTCGAAACCGTAACAATCCGCCTGTTCGAGAAGCACGGGATCCAGCAGCTCGGCTTCTGGACGGTGGCTATCGGCGAATCCAACGCCGACCTGGTTTATATCCTGAAGTGGGATTCGCTTGCCGATCGCGACGCGCGCTTCGGCGCCTTTCTGCGCGATCCCGAATGGATCGAGGCGCGCCGCCTGAGCGAGGCCAACGGCCCGCTGCTCTCGTCGGTTTCCAACTCGATCCTGACACCGACTTCGTTCTCGGCCGCGCGATGACGATGCGCGTTCAGAGGCCGGGCCCGCGCGCGCCGCGCGTTGCCCGCCGGATCATTGAACCATGATGAAGGACATCCTGCTGCCGACCACGGTGGTCGGGAGTTACCCGCAGCCGGACTGGCTAATCGACCGCGACAACCTGCGCAAGCGGGTGCCGGTGCGATGGCGCGCGCGCGAGATGTGGCGCGTCCCCGATCAATGGCTAGAACAGGCACAGGACGACGCGACCGTCGTCGCCATCCACGACATGGAACGCGCCGGCGTCGATATCATTTCCGACGGCGAAATCCGGCGCGAGAGTTATTCCAACCGCTTCGCCAACGCGCTCGGCGGCGTCGATCCCGACCGCCCCGGCCAAGGGCTCAACCGTCGGGGCAAACCCGACGTAGTGCCGTTGGTCAACGGGAAGATCCGGCGAATCGCGCCGGTCGAGGTGCGTGACCTCGTTTTTCTGCGCGCACATACGTCGCGAATGACCAAGATCACTATTCCTGGCCCCTTCACGATGTCCCAGCAGGCGCAGAATGCCTATTACCCCGACGACGAAGCGCTGGCGATCGACTATGCGGCGGCGGTCAACGAGGAGATAAAGGATCTGTTCGCGGCCGGCGCCGACATCGTGCAGCTCGACGAGCCCTACATGCAGGCGTGGCCGGACAAGGCGCGCAAGTTTGCCGTGCGCGCACTCAATCGCGCACTCGAGGGAGTTCGCGGCACCACCGCCGTCCACCTCTGCTTCGGCTATGGCCATTACGTCAAGGACAAACACGAGACCGGCTACGCGTTCCTGCGCGAGCTCGAGGAATGCACCGCCGACCAGGTGTCGATCGAGGCGGCGCAGCCGAAACTCGACTTCTCCATCCTGAACGAGCTGCCCTCGAAGACGATCATGCTCGGCGTGCTCGACCTCGGCGACCCGCGGGTCGAGAGCGCGGAGACCGTCGCCGAGCGGATTCGCGCGGCGCTCAAATTTGTGCCATCCAGGCGGCTCGTTATCGCGCCCGATTGCGGGATGAAGTATCTCGAGCGTGGCGTCGCGTTCGCCAAGCTCAAGGCGATGGTGGACGGCACGCGGATCGTGCGCGCCGAACTCGGCCGCTGATCGCGCGCAGGCAGCCCCGCATCTGACCGCTCAAAGGCGCGCCCCGGCTATTCGACGACAACCGGAATGCGCACTTCGAAGTTCGACGCGACCGGCTTGCCGTCCTTCAACGCCGGAGAGAAGCGCCACCGCCTGAGAGTCCGCAGCAGGAGATCGTTCAGCTCCGGATACGGCGTCGCCTTGACCAGTGCCACCGTCGCGCTGCCGTCTGACGCTACGGTAAAGCGCGCAACCGCGATCGTATTGAGCGGGTTGCTGCGCAGGTCCGCGGGAATCTCTGGCAGCGGAGTGTACAGCGCCTGCGCGCCCTCGCTCGCGGCGCCAAGCCCGCCTGCCGCGCCGGTGCCGCCTGGCGCTGACCGTTCGGCCGGGGGCGTTGACGGTGCGGCCGAAGGAGCGGATGGAACGCCGCTTGGCGGCCCGGCCGCAGCGGGAGTTCGCGCGGCGAACGACTTCCGCTCCTCCCTGAGTTTCGGGTGATGCGCGGCACGGAGATGGCGCGGTTTTACGGCTTTCGCGCCTCGCGCGACGCTTGAAGCATGCGTCATCCGCACGGGGCTCGCTGCGGGCGGGCCAGGCGCCGACGGCGGCATCGCGATCGGCGGGATAACGCGGATCTCAACATACGAAGCCCTTGGAATGATCGTGCGGCCGACCCAGCGGTCGAGCACAAAAATCATCAGGGCTACCAGCGCCGCTGCGGGAACGCTCCACGGAAGCAAACGCCAGGGATTTGCGGGCGGAGGCGGCGCGAGGGCAGGCAGCGACGGGCGTCCGGCGAGCCGTACGGTGGCGCCGTCTTCCCGTTCCCTCATCGCGTATGCGAGCGGATTTCGCATCGGAGCCGTAACTGACCTATGCTTGCGTGGCGACGCGCCGCTCACGGCACCCGAGCGCGAGCTTATCAAATCGAGGCGCGTCCGGCGCGGTGCCTGCGCGCGCGCAAAGCCGCACGCGGGCGGCGAGCCCACATGAAGAAGACGTGCAGATGGCGATTGCAGGTGGCCGCGCTGGCCGTCCTTGTTTTTGCCCTCGCGCATGTCAGCGCCGTGCATGCCCAAGCCACCGGTGGACGCCCTGCGCTGATGGGCATGGTCAAGGATTCGCTTGGCCGTCCGCTCGAGGGCGTGCTGGTCCAACTCGATGCGCGCAGCGGCGCGCGCGTAGCTACGACGCGCAGCGAGGCTTCCGGCGCCTTTTCGTTCGAAGCACTGCCGCCGGGAACTTACGCGGTAGTGGCGCACGCGCGCGGCTTCAAACCGGCGATCGCAATTGCCACGGTCGTGGCCGGTCGCGCCGCACGGGTGCAACTCTCGATGGAGTCTCAAGAGCCGCTCAGCCTGAAACTGAGCGCTCCACGCCTGCGCCCCGCGCGCAACGCGGTCGCGCCAGGCGGCGTTACCGCCTATCACTTCAGCCAGCAGGCGATTCGCGAACTGCCGCTGGGCGAAAACGGCACCGTGAACCAGGTCCTCCTCCAGGCGCCGGGAATGATCCAGGACTCGACCGGTCAGCCGCTGCCGCGCGAGATGGACGACGCCCTGCAATACCGGATCAACGGCGTAATGATTCCCAACGTCCAGGTGCTCGACCTGGGACAGCTCTCGCCGCGCTTCGCCGAGAGCATCGACGTCCTCACCGGCGCGCTCCCGGCTGAATACGGCTACCGCACCGGCGCGGTGGTCGACATCCATACCCGCAGGGGCGAGATTGCCAACGGCGGCAGCGTCGGATACTTCGGTGGCCAGCGCGAAACGGTCCAGCCGAGCTTCGAATACGGCGGCTCACGAGGCGGCCTCGACTATTACGCAACCGGCTACTTCCTCCACAACGTTCGCGGCGTGAATCCGCCTACGCCTGGGCCCGATCCACTCAACGACTTCACCAATCAGGGCGGGAGTTTCTTGTATCTCTCGGATTTGCTCAACACCGACACCTCGATCAGCCTTATCGGCGCAAGCTTCGTGCACGATTTCGGATGGCCGGCGACACCCGACCAGCCGCAGGTCTTCGAGCTCTCCAATGTCCCGGTGTACCCCTCGGCCCACGTTTCCGACACCGAACTCGAACAGACCCATTTCGGTATCCTTGCGCTGAAAGGGGTGGCGCCCGGCGGCATCGATTATCAGCTCTCGCTCTTCAGCCAGTACTCGTCGTTGAGCTTCCACCCCGATTTTGCCGGGGAGTTGATATTCAACGGTCTGGCCGCGCGCGTCTTCCGCAGCAGCTTCGTCAACGGTTCGCAGGGCGATGCAAGCTGGCACCTCGGCACCCAACACACGCTGGGTTTTGGTTACTACTTCGATGTCGAGAACGCCGAGATTGACGACCACGCCTATACCTTCCCAGCGATCGACGGCGTTCAGACCAGCACCCTGCCCTTTCTCATCGTCGACAACCACAACCTGATGCAGTCGATGTACGGACTGTACGTCCAGGATCGATGGCAGCCGCTGGCCGGGCTGACCGTCGATTGTGGCGTGCGTTGGGACGAACTTGTGGGATTCATCGGCGGCGGGCAGGTCAGTCCGCGGCTGGGCGCGAGCTACCAGCTCGATCGAGCTACTACGTTGCACGCAGGCGCGGCGGTGTATTTCGTTCCTCCACCGACCGAATTTCTCGCCACTGAAGACATCGACCGCTTCGTCAATACCACCGCCGAGCCCGGGATTTTGAGGAACTCGCCGCCCAAGCCAATGGCCGACTACTTTTTCGATCTTGGGATGCGCCACCGCTTCTCATTCGGACTTCAGCTTGGGGTTGACGGATTTTTCGAGCTTGAACGCGACGTTCTCGACGAGGGACAGTTCGGTAGCTCCCTCATCTTCGCTCCGATTAACTATCGGCTCGGGCGAATCTACGGCGCCGAGGCGACCGGCTCGTGGCAACTGCGGGACAGCCTCTCAGCCTATGTCAATTTCACTTATACCGTGGCGCAGGCGAGCCAGGTGGTCAGCGGCCAGTTCAATTTCGACCCCCAAGAGTTTTCCTACATCGCCAGCCACTATATCGCCCTCGACCAGGGCCAGCTCTTCACCACGTCGGCCGGGCTAGCCTACCGATGGCACGGCTTCGTGGCGACCAGCGCCATAACCTTCGGCAGCGGATTACGCACCGGCTTTGCGAACACGGCGATGATGCCGTCGTACACGCAGGTGGACGCGAGTATCGGGCGAACCTTCGATGGGGTTCCGATGGTCGGCCGGGTCGACGCCCGCGTAAGCGTTGTCAACCTCCTCGACCGCATCTACCAATTCCACAACGGTTCCGGAATCGGAGTGGGCAGCGTCCCGCAGTACATGTCGCGACGCGCGCTCTACTTCAATTTCAAGGTACCGCTGCCGGGCGCAAGCCAGGGAGCGCCGACGCCCTAACCCCGGAGCGCCGGAGCTTAAGCTCCGGCGCTCGCCCCTTGGTCCACGGCGCCCGGACAGTCCGGCGAGCCGTCGGGCGCCCGCGCCCCTACTTCATCCACGACGGCAACTCGTCCTTCAACAGCGCCATCGTCGGGAATGCATAGTCGCCGGTCAGATAGAATCCGTACTGCCGGAACACGTTCTTCGTCATGATGTCGGTCGCGAAGGACAGCCACAGATTGACCGGCCCGACGTGGGTCATAAAAGCCGGCCCCACTCCGAGCTCCTGAACCTCGGAGCCATGGACCGTCAGTCCGCCGATATCCGGCGCAGACAGCGACTGGGTGTAGGTTACATGGAAGCCCGCCTTCAGGTCCTTCAGCACCGGAAACAGAAACGCGTTGTTGAACACGATCGAATCCCCCGGCGAGAAGGTCGTAAAAGCGCCCAGGGTTTTCACCAGCGGGGCGGGCGTCGGAAACTGATCGTTGGCGCTGAATACGTGGCTATAAATCAGATCTTCCTGCCATTCTGAACCTGCCAGCGGCCCGAAATTCTTGCCGAGATAGGTCCATCCGATGAAAGCCGGCGTGATCGACCATGCGTTTCCCCCGGTATTGAAGGCGTCGCCCTTGTCGTAAGCACCGGAGGGAAATCCGATCAACGGCGATATATAGGCGGTCGGCTTGACCCAGTCCTCATACTTCCAATGCTGGTAGGAGATACCGATTCCGAGCGGAGTCCACGAGATATCGCCGAATCCGCCGCCGCCGACTCCGATACCGACCGGTTCACCCGAGTCGACGTGCACGGTCTGGTAGTTGAAGAACATGTCCGAACTCAGGGTGATGTGGTTGCTGAACGGCTGCCAGGGGTAGAAATACACCCACTGGAACAACATCACTAAAGCGTCCAGCTGATGGTTTCCTGGTACCTTTTTACGATTGGTTCCCGACAGCGATTTTCCGACGTTGTAGATTGGCGCGACCTGGAAAGCCTGCACATCCTCGGCGCTCTCCGGAAAACCGCCATCGAAGAATGGATAATCATAGAAGTTGTACAGGCCGCTGTTCGCTCCGAGCGAAGGGCCGATATCGAGGCCATTCACCGTCAGGTCAGCGTGCCCGTAGGCTGGCCACAAGCAGAGAAGGACGCAGCCCGTCGCTATACTTAGCCATCTGAGCAACGATGATCGTTTCATAAGTCACCCCTCCGAAATGTGATTACGCACTGCGCGTGTTCAATGTACTCTGCGCATCTGTCACCTCCGTGTCGCCCGGCTTTGCGGAACTGTGCTTCTTCCGTCGACACGTTCCAGATTGAAGAACCCGACGGCCGGAGCCGGCGTGTGAACAAGCTCCCTCCTGGGCCTGGCGACCCTGTGATTTAGTGTTCTGGAATCCACAACCGGCCGCCGCCGGTTGCTCAGTTCCCCGTCAGAGATAAATCTTCAGCCGCGAGCTTTGCGCCACATCGTCAACGGAATCGCGCAAATGCCGGGAGACGGCCGAGCGGTGCGGTATCGCCGACAGAATTTGTCTTGTCAGAGCGCTCGCCGCAGCCTTCCACATCTCGTCGGTGTCGTCACGGATCGAAAGCGAGGACTCGCTCATCACCGACTGCCGCGCGACGTCCAACAGCGACATCTGCGCCCACAGGATGAGTCGGCTCTCCTTCTCCACCGCGCCGACGATGACGAACGCAGCGCCCCGCGCCTTTGCCCAGTCCCAGATACAGGCCGGACAGGAGCGGAAGTCCAATGGCGGCGCCTCGTCGGTGCGTCCGCGGTCGAGCAGTGTGAAGGCTCCGCTGTTCGCGACCAGTCGGCGAACCTCCCGGCTTATCAATCGGGCACGCGCTTTATCCTGCTCGACGTCGTAGCGTTCCCCCTCGGGCGCCAGGTCCACCAGGTCAAAATCGGCGACCACCACGGTGGGCGATCGGGCCGTGCCCGGCTGCGGCGCCGCAAGCGCGCGTCTTGCGGGAACCGTCAGCGCAAGCACACAGGCCGCAGCCGCCGTTGTCGGCATCAGGCAGAAGGTTCGCTGGCGAGTTCGGTTCGAGCGATTCACTGCGCAAGCCTCGCGCGGTGCGTTCAGTCTTCCTTCGACGGTGGACGCCCGGTCCCGATGAGATCGAGCGAGCGCGCCTTGACATATTCGTAGACCTGTTCGAGCTCGTCGGCGGTGAAGAAGCCGTTCCATCCCGGCATCCCCTTCGCCTCTCGCCCCTCCATCGCCACCGTGAAAAATTCGCGTCTGGTCATTCCATTAATAAGGGACTGGCGAAGATCAGGTGCATACTCACCGCCAGCGGCGTCAAAGCCATGGCAACGGAAGCAGTAGGAATTGTATTTTTCGAACCCGCCAAAGATATCGTCGGTGACAATTTTCTTGCCGTTTGACTGTTGGAAGACCTGGAAATCGACGGTAACCATCTTGCCGGCGAGGTTCTTGTACCGGTAGTGCTTGCTCGGCCCTTCCTCGAGTTTACCTTTGAGCGTGAGAATGTAGGTTGCAAGCTGCTTGGCGAGCTTGGGGCTCATGTCCTTATGCGCGGGCATCGGCACTTTTCCAAAGTCACCCACGCTGCCATTGATAATCTTGTTGGCAAGGTAGTCGGCCTTGGAGGGGTCGTGATTGTAGCGATTCGCGATCCTGATCCAGGCCGGACCCACGATGTCGCGCTTGATCGCGTGGCAAGAAAAGCAATCAAACCCGTGCGCCATAACTTCGTCAGGGCTGGCCGCTTCCTGCGCGGCCCCTCGACCCCAGCCCACGCTCGCGCAAATCGCCAGAAGAATAAAAAAAAACCGGCACCATCCCGCGGACAACATGCGACTCTCGCTCCAGCTCGCATATTGCCGCCGCCCCATTCTCACAAAGCTTCTCCCTCGACCGGATACAGGCGTACGTTGTAGCGGCGAAGAATGTCCTGAAGGGCACGTTTGTGCCGTGCGATTACCGCGTTCAACTTCTTCGCCAGCGCCTGGTCATTTTTCCGCACCCCCATCGCCATCGAAAACATGTACTGCTCGGGCGACCCGGTCACCCGCTCATTGGGAACCCGGGCCACCGTCAGGTCCGGATAATTTTTTAGGAAATATCCAATCGCGGGCTCCCAGGTGATCATCACATCGATCTTTCCGTCCTCAACCGCTTGCAGCATCGAGGCCGGCGACACTCCCTCCTGATCGCCCACCGAAAATGGAGTCGCATCAATGATCAGATCGCGGATCTTTAGTCCGTCCTCGGGCGGAGTGTCACGCTCGAATCCTATCTTGACCTTGCGCAGGATTGGTGAATCCATGCTCTCGAGATCGTAGTTTCTGGCTTTCTTCGAAACGAACACGTAGGACGACGCATAGTAGGGATCGGTCGTCAGTTCGTCCTGGTTTCCGTAGGGGATATCCATCACCGCGTCGCACTTGCCGCTATCGAGGTTGCGCGCGAGAAACTCCGAAAAGCCGCCGTGCTGGCGGTAGCTCGCCCAGGTGTAGACCAGCCGCTCGCCCAGCTCCCTGGCCACCAGTTCCGCTACCTTGTTCTCAAAGCCCTCGCCGGCGCGATTGGAGAACGGCATATAGTCCGGGTCGGTGCAGACGCGAAAATCGGCGGCCCGGGCCGAGGTCGCGGCGACGCACAGGAGGGTCAACGCAAGCGTAAGGAGAAGGGGTTGGCGCGGCATGTTCCAGGGATCCGATTGATGCGTGCGAGTTGGAAAGGAGCCGGCGGACCGTCCGTGGCCGCCGGCTCCGCATTGCCGAAGCTGCGGCTTAGAGGCTGAAAACCATCAGCGTGCCGCCGAGGTTGGTGTACTCGCCCAGCGACGCGGTCAAGCCGACCGCACCGAGGCCTTCGCTCGGCTTGGTCAGACCAGCCGCGAGCCCGATTCCGGCCCAGCCGCCGACGCCCGTGAGCACGGCGACGTACTGCTTGCCGTCATGCATATACGTGATCGGGTTGCCGATAATCCCCGAGGGGCAATGGAACTGATAAAGTATCTTGCCGCTGCGCACGTCAACGGCGCGGAACCATCCGTCGAGCGTGCCGTAGAAAGCGACGCCGCCGGCGGTGGTAAGCGCGCCGCTCCAGTCCTGAAAGGTGTCGTTGATAGCCCACTTGGTATCGCCGGTGACCGGGTCGAAGGCGATGAAACGGCCGCGTACGTTGGGCGACGCAGGGTACATATTGAGGATCGCACCGACGAACGGGAAGCCGGCCTTATATTTTACGTCGAACGCCTGGTAATCCATGCAGATGTGGTTGGTCGGGATGTAGAACAGGTGTGTTGTCGGATCGTAGGAAGACGGCTGTTCGTCCTTGTCGCCCTCGGCCGCGGGACAAATGCCCTTCACGTTCACCCCGGCCTTGGTCATTTTGGACGGATCGACGGTCGGCTTGCCGGTGGTGGAATCGATACTCGTCGCCCAGTTCACCGTAGGATCGTACTTGTGGACGGCAAGCAGCTTGCCGTTGCTGCGTTCGAGCACGTAGGCGTAACCGTTGCGGTCGAAGTGCGCGAGCGCCGGCACGGTCTGGCCGTTGACGTCGGCGTCGAACAGCACGTTCTCGTTGACCCCGTCGTAGTCCCATCCGTCGTGCGGAGTCATCTGGAACGCCCACGCGGCCACGCCCGTGTCGGGATTGCGCGCGATGAGGCTCATCGACCAGCGGTTATCACCCGGTCGCTGGGTCGGATTCCAGGTTCCCGGATTGCCGGTGCCGTAAAAAATCAGGTCGAGCTTGGGGTCGTATGAATACCAGCCCCAGGTGGTTCCGCCGCCCAGCTTCCACTCGTCGCCGCGCCAGGTCTCCAGGCTGGAGTTTTTGCCCACCGGCTTCTGGAGATTGGCGTTGATGGTCTTCTCGGGATCGAAGAGCATGCCCTCGTCGGAGCCGGCGCTGTACGCGCGCCAGACCAGCTTGCCGCTGTTGAGATCGAATGCGCTGAGGTAGCCGAGCACGCCGAATTCGCCGCCCGATACGCCGATGAGCACCTTGTCCTTGACCACCAGCGGCGCGGCGGTGACAGTCTGGCCCTTGAGCGGGTCTGCGTTGTTGGCCTTCCACAGCACCTTACCGGTCTTGGCATCAAGCGCGTAGATGTGGCCGTCGAGCGCGCTGGCGATAATCTTGCCGTCGGCGTAGGCAACGCCGCGGTTGACGACGTCGCAGCAGGCGACCGGCGGCGCGGCGGGATTCTTGGGCGGCTCGAATTTCCAGACAATCTTGCCAATGTTGTTGAGGTTTACGGCGTATACATAGTTCGGGTAGGCGCTCTCGAAAAACATCATGTCGCCGATCACCAGCGGCTGGCCCTCATGCCCGCGCAAGGTGCCGGACGACATCGTCCATGCGACGTGCAGGTCCTTCGCGTTCTGGGCGTTAATCTGATCCAACTTGCTGTAGCGGGTGATGCTGTAATTGGCGCCCGGCATCACCCACTGATTGGGATCCGTGGACATCTTCTCGAGCGCCTCGTTGGCCTGCGCGATCGAAACCGTCGCGAACAAGCCGGCCAGCACGAAACAAGCTATCCATCCGGTATGCCTTGAGCCAATTTTCATCTCGGTCCCCTCCCTGATCCAGTCAGTCGGTCATGCCCTACTCGCCGGGTGTCCTATACAGCCTGAGGCCCTGGGGCTAATTGAACCCTTCCTTTTGCGGCAGATCGTCTTTGATCTCGTACCACGGAACCTTCGAGGTGACGAAAGCGTGCCGGTAGGTATTCGCGGGATGGCCCGGGAAGGCGCCCTCGTCGATGGTGCCGGTGGCGACCGCGATAAGGTCCGGATGGTCGTCGAGGTCGAGCGTCACCGGGCAACCGCATTTCTGACAGAAGTGGCGATGCACCTTGGCGGAAGTGCTGTAGGTGCTCAGCCCTTCCTGCTTGTCGAACTTGAAGGCCGAACGGGGAAAGATCGAGAGCGTAACGAAAATAGCACCGTGGATCTTACGGCAGATCGAGCAGTGGCAGTGATGGGTGTCGACCGCAGGCGCGGAGATGGTGTAGCGCACGTTGCCGCAGTGGCATCCGCCGGTGAGCTTGAAATCCGCCATGATTCAACCCTCCTCGCGGCCGTCGAGCGGCCGATTCGTTGCCGGCTCGAGTTGTCGACCCTCAGTACTTGATCACGCTCCGAATCGAGGCGCCCTGATGCATCAGCTCGAAAGCCTTGTTGATCTCGCTCAGCGGCATGGTATGGGTGATCAGATCGTCGATATTGATTTTGCCCTGCATGTACCACTCGACGATCCTCGGCACGTCGCGCCGGCTGTGCCATCCGCCGAACGCTGTCCCCTTCCAAGTGCGGCCGGTGACGAGCTGGAACGGCCGGGTCGCGATTTCCTGCCCGGCCCCGGCGACCCCGATTATCACACTGGTGCCCCACCCGCGCCGACAGCACTCCAGCGCCTGCCGCATCAGCGTAACATTGCCGACGCACTCGAAGCTGAAATCGGCCCCGCCGCCGGTAAGGTCGACGAGATATTTGACCAGGTCGCCACCGACCTCCTTAGGATTGACGAAATGCGTCATTCCGAACTTCTCGGCGACCGCGCGCCGCGCCGGATTGATATCGACGCCGACGATCATCTCGGCGCCGACCATGCGTGCGCCCTGGATGACGTTGAGGCCGATTCCGCCGAGACCGAAAACTACTACCCGGTCGCCCACCTGGACCTTTGCGGTGTTGATTACGGCGCCCAGCCCGGTACTCACGCCGCAGCCGATGTAGCAGATTTTGTCAAACGGAGCGTCCTCGCGAACCTTGGTCACTGCAATTTCGGGAACGACCGTATAATTCGAAAAGGTCGAGGTCCCCATGTAGTGCAGCAGCGTCTGGTTGCCGAGCGAGAAGCGGCTGGTGCCGTCCGGCATCAAGCCGCGCCCCTGCGTATCACGAATCGCGGTGCACAAATTGGTCTTGCCCGACAGGCATGACGGACACTGGCGGCACTCGGGAATGTAAAGCGGAATTACATGGTCGCCCTTCTTGACCGAGGTCACCGCCTTCCCAGCTTCGACCACCACACCGGCGCCCTCATGGCCCAGGATGCACGGGAACAGGCCCTCGGGATCCGCGCCCGACAGAGTATAGGCGTCGGTATGGCAGACGCCGGTCGCCTTGAGCTCGATCAGGACCTCGTTGTCTTTGGGCGCAGCGAGGTCAACCGTCTCGAGCTTGAGCGGTTCGCCCGCTTTGAAAGCCACAGCGGCTTTGACTTTCATGGCCGTCCGTCCAATTCGCAGGGGAGTTGTGTGCGCCCGCCGCGGGTCCGAGCGCGCTCATGGGTCGCCGCGCCACGGCATCTTTGGCGGCGACGTCGTCGAGTGTATTCGGCGGCACGCGTCTCCCCAGGCCCGCGAGCGCCGACGCTGAGCGGTTTCAGCGAGTAGAGATATACATCGTGACCTCGAAGCCGTAACGGAGATCCTCGAACGTCGGCTTTGTCCATGCCATCTTGGTATTCCTCCAACAGCGGCGCCCGGTGCGCAGCGCCGCGATAAGCCGGCATCGCCACTTGCAAACGACGTACCCGGCAGGCATCACTGGAATCTGTAGCCATGAGTCGTTCAGACACACGCATTAGCGCTATATTGGATCGGTCTATCAGGCTGTCCGCTTTCTGGACAGTTAGTGAAAATTGACAGCGTTCAAACTCTTAACAAGCTATTCGTGTCCGCACGCTCGTTAACTCGGTCGGCCAATATTCCACATCCAGGCCGGGCCAATAGTCAGGTCGCGTGTCCGATGCGGCGCAGCTTCTGATACAGCGTCGTGCGCGAGACTCCAAGCCGGCGCGCCGCCGCGCTGATATTGTTTCCGCATTCCTCCATCGCGGTCAAAATCATCTGATCCTCCATCGCCCGCAGCGAGCGCTCGGCCCCCCGATGGCTGCCGCCGAGGTCAAGCGCTCCAGGCGCGCCGCGCATCTCGCCCGGCAGATCGTCCAGGCGGACCAGCGCGCCCAGGCACGCCTCGGCCCAGCGCGCACACAGGTTCTGCAGCTCGCGCACGTTGCCCGGCCATGAATAGGCGCGCAGGGCGGACTCGACCTCGGGCGAGAGCGTTAGCGCGGCGCGTCCGCTGGCGCCGCACTCGCGGGCGAGAAAGGCCTTGGCCAGCAGGACGACGTCCTCGTCGCGCTCGCGCAGCGGCGGGCACCGCACCTGCAACACGTCGAGGCGATAGTAAAGGTCGAGGCGGAATTTCCCCCGCGCCGCCAGGGCGCGGAGGTCCTCGTTGGAAGCCGCGATAATCCGCACGTCGAGCGGCTGCGGCAGCGCGCCGCCGAGCTTGGTCAAGGTGCGGGTCTCGACCACCCGCAGCAGCTTGGCCTGCAGGTCGACCGGCATCAGGGCGATTTCGTCCAGGAAGATCGTTCCGCCCTGCGCCTGCTCGAACTTGCCCCGCCCGCCTTCGCGCCGCGCGCCGGTGAACGCGCCCGGAGCGTAGCCGAACAGCTCGCTCTCGACCAGCTCGCCGGGCAAAGCGGCGCAGTTGACGGCGACGAAAGGCCCGCCTGCGCGGGCGCTCGCGTCGTGGATCGCCTGGGCGAAGAGCTCCTTGCCGGTGCCGGTTTCGCCGGTCAGCAGGACGGTACGCTCGCTGCGGGCCGCGGATTGCGCGGCGCGCACCGCCTGGCGGATGGCGCTGCTGGTGCCGAGGACGTCATCGAAGCGGGCCAGGCGCGCTGGTTCGCGCCCCGGCGCCTGCAATTCGTAGCGCTGCGCGGCGCGCGGACGCGCGTCGGCCGGACGCATGACCAGCAACGCTCCGAGCATCCGCTCGCGCGCGATCACCGGCCAG
This genomic interval from Candidatus Binataceae bacterium contains the following:
- a CDS encoding NIPSNAP family protein produces the protein MIYELRVYHCLPGRLPDLLRRFETVTIRLFEKHGIQQLGFWTVAIGESNADLVYILKWDSLADRDARFGAFLRDPEWIEARRLSEANGPLLSSVSNSILTPTSFSAAR
- a CDS encoding TonB family protein, producing MHGADMREGKNKDGQRGHLQSPSARLLHVGSPPACGFARAQAPRRTRLDLISSRSGAVSGASPRKHRSVTAPMRNPLAYAMREREDGATVRLAGRPSLPALAPPPPANPWRLLPWSVPAAALVALMIFVLDRWVGRTIIPRASYVEIRVIPPIAMPPSAPGPPAASPVRMTHASSVARGAKAVKPRHLRAAHHPKLREERKSFAARTPAAAGPPSGVPSAPSAAPSTPPAERSAPGGTGAAGGLGAASEGAQALYTPLPEIPADLRSNPLNTIAVARFTVASDGSATVALVKATPYPELNDLLLRTLRRWRFSPALKDGKPVASNFEVRIPVVVE
- a CDS encoding TonB-dependent receptor yields the protein MKKTCRWRLQVAALAVLVFALAHVSAVHAQATGGRPALMGMVKDSLGRPLEGVLVQLDARSGARVATTRSEASGAFSFEALPPGTYAVVAHARGFKPAIAIATVVAGRAARVQLSMESQEPLSLKLSAPRLRPARNAVAPGGVTAYHFSQQAIRELPLGENGTVNQVLLQAPGMIQDSTGQPLPREMDDALQYRINGVMIPNVQVLDLGQLSPRFAESIDVLTGALPAEYGYRTGAVVDIHTRRGEIANGGSVGYFGGQRETVQPSFEYGGSRGGLDYYATGYFLHNVRGVNPPTPGPDPLNDFTNQGGSFLYLSDLLNTDTSISLIGASFVHDFGWPATPDQPQVFELSNVPVYPSAHVSDTELEQTHFGILALKGVAPGGIDYQLSLFSQYSSLSFHPDFAGELIFNGLAARVFRSSFVNGSQGDASWHLGTQHTLGFGYYFDVENAEIDDHAYTFPAIDGVQTSTLPFLIVDNHNLMQSMYGLYVQDRWQPLAGLTVDCGVRWDELVGFIGGGQVSPRLGASYQLDRATTLHAGAAVYFVPPPTEFLATEDIDRFVNTTAEPGILRNSPPKPMADYFFDLGMRHRFSFGLQLGVDGFFELERDVLDEGQFGSSLIFAPINYRLGRIYGAEATGSWQLRDSLSAYVNFTYTVAQASQVVSGQFNFDPQEFSYIASHYIALDQGQLFTTSAGLAYRWHGFVATSAITFGSGLRTGFANTAMMPSYTQVDASIGRTFDGVPMVGRVDARVSVVNLLDRIYQFHNGSGIGVGSVPQYMSRRALYFNFKVPLPGASQGAPTP
- a CDS encoding transporter, which translates into the protein MNGLDIGPSLGANSGLYNFYDYPFFDGGFPESAEDVQAFQVAPIYNVGKSLSGTNRKKVPGNHQLDALVMLFQWVYFYPWQPFSNHITLSSDMFFNYQTVHVDSGEPVGIGVGGGGFGDISWTPLGIGISYQHWKYEDWVKPTAYISPLIGFPSGAYDKGDAFNTGGNAWSITPAFIGWTYLGKNFGPLAGSEWQEDLIYSHVFSANDQFPTPAPLVKTLGAFTTFSPGDSIVFNNAFLFPVLKDLKAGFHVTYTQSLSAPDIGGLTVHGSEVQELGVGPAFMTHVGPVNLWLSFATDIMTKNVFRQYGFYLTGDYAFPTMALLKDELPSWMK
- a CDS encoding DUF2380 domain-containing protein codes for the protein MNRSNRTRQRTFCLMPTTAAAACVLALTVPARRALAAPQPGTARSPTVVVADFDLVDLAPEGERYDVEQDKARARLISREVRRLVANSGAFTLLDRGRTDEAPPLDFRSCPACIWDWAKARGAAFVIVGAVEKESRLILWAQMSLLDVARQSVMSESSLSIRDDTDEMWKAAASALTRQILSAIPHRSAVSRHLRDSVDDVAQSSRLKIYL